Proteins co-encoded in one Sulfurospirillum arsenophilum NBRC 109478 genomic window:
- a CDS encoding DUF2179 domain-containing protein — protein sequence MSELLQQEWFTLYGIPVLIALARITDVSIGTLRIIFVSKGLRLWAPILGFFEVSIWLLAISKVMANLTNPINYIAYAVGFSLGNYIGMFIESRLAIGMVVVRIITKRDSHILVAALRALRYSVTVVEGEGNNGAVNIIFTVIKRSDITRVRELIALHNPQAVYSIEDVRHASDPSFPTEISRRSRFSQLFRGMRK from the coding sequence ATGAGTGAGTTGCTTCAACAAGAGTGGTTTACTTTGTACGGTATTCCTGTTTTGATTGCCCTTGCACGTATTACCGATGTCAGCATTGGTACACTACGCATCATTTTTGTCTCCAAAGGACTCAGACTTTGGGCTCCCATTCTTGGTTTTTTTGAAGTCAGTATTTGGCTTTTAGCCATTTCTAAAGTTATGGCAAATCTTACCAATCCTATAAATTACATTGCCTATGCTGTTGGTTTTTCATTGGGAAATTACATCGGTATGTTCATCGAGAGTCGTTTAGCCATCGGTATGGTGGTTGTACGCATCATCACCAAGCGTGATTCGCATATATTGGTCGCAGCCCTTCGCGCTCTTCGTTACAGTGTTACGGTCGTGGAAGGTGAGGGCAACAACGGTGCTGTAAATATCATTTTTACGGTCATTAAACGTTCCGACATTACCCGTGTTCGAGAGTTGATTGCCCTGCACAATCCTCAAGCGGTTTACTCCATCGAAGATGTGAGACACGCAAGCGATCCTAGTTTCCCTACCGAGATAAGCAGACGTTCACGTTTTTCTCAGCTTTTTAGAGGCATGCGTAAGTAG
- a CDS encoding phosphate/phosphite/phosphonate ABC transporter substrate-binding protein, with amino-acid sequence MLVKLFFLSLFLLNTVHAKEYIFAIYPSNNPTKIIQAVTPLMEYLSEQSGDTFKLIVTKDYDELTQRIEEKSVDFAWVNSKNFVLLKEKKPSLRYLVTYLENSKSGQITPYYRSFIIALKETNITTLENAKGKHFAFTDKESTSGYAYPMMIFEDHHLNPYTFFQKVFFLKKHDKVIEALINHSIDIGAISDGTYYSAREKYGDKFNILASSAPIPLDAIVASENVSIEESQRISKLLENIPKDAPSNKAFEEHLGWLSAGFVKKDEHFYDTFKKTLKVPIYETLR; translated from the coding sequence ATGCTTGTAAAACTCTTTTTTCTTTCTCTTTTCCTGTTGAACACTGTGCATGCTAAAGAGTATATTTTTGCGATATACCCTTCCAACAACCCAACAAAAATCATACAAGCGGTAACGCCTTTAATGGAGTATCTAAGCGAGCAAAGTGGCGATACGTTTAAACTTATTGTCACCAAAGATTACGATGAACTCACACAGCGTATTGAAGAAAAAAGCGTTGATTTTGCATGGGTCAATAGCAAAAATTTTGTTTTACTCAAAGAAAAAAAGCCCTCACTTCGTTACCTTGTCACCTACCTTGAAAACTCTAAAAGTGGTCAAATTACCCCTTATTATCGGTCGTTTATTATCGCACTGAAAGAGACAAACATCACCACGCTTGAAAATGCTAAAGGAAAACACTTTGCCTTCACCGATAAAGAGTCAACCTCAGGTTATGCTTATCCGATGATGATTTTTGAAGATCATCACCTCAATCCCTATACCTTTTTTCAAAAAGTTTTTTTTCTTAAAAAGCATGACAAAGTCATTGAAGCACTGATCAATCATTCTATTGATATTGGTGCAATATCCGATGGTACATACTACAGTGCTCGTGAAAAGTATGGTGACAAATTTAACATTCTTGCCTCCTCCGCACCCATTCCCCTTGATGCCATCGTCGCTTCTGAAAATGTTTCGATTGAAGAATCCCAACGCATCTCAAAACTTCTTGAAAATATTCCCAAAGATGCACCTTCCAACAAAGCTTTTGAAGAGCATCTAGGGTGGTTAAGTGCAGGCTTTGTGAAAAAAGATGAACACTTTTACGATACATTCAAAAAAACACTTAAAGTGCCTATCTATGAAACTTTACGATAA
- a CDS encoding sensor domain-containing diguanylate cyclase, which yields MKLYDKILLLTTLQIVAIFIFGIYQIQSLYLTQKKAFDQKNLIQIEMIQKRFEEKLIELQKTAHILINSQEVITGILSNDTDMLYNWSKLFLSSSIDKIHFIDLDGTVISRGEAEFRFADDISKQFYTQQALLNNTFLGIDRVDGEECLVYTERVKQYGEKPIGIISVALVIDHEFLSSLVEGTTMSLAYQSEHQSISTAKERTLINASSLSLMLQSGSINDATFSIGLTSEKELLALKEARTNFFLGIALALIVLVIALHFTLLKYLKEYETLAQVLIDFYEDRLDIKDVIGKIKLSIHKQPTTEIKKIAEALFNMSQKVSDTQNALELLSSTDQLTALANRRKLEEYLEQKLKESNRGNFFSIVMLDIDRFKVINDTYGHEIGDHVLIHTANLMQSVIRESDMLGRWGGEEFLLILPQTNLEGALVMAEQLRSKIYHYQFEHYPQRVTMCLGVAEYRVNDTPNSILRRADHALYRAKNNGRNKVEYEN from the coding sequence ATGAAACTTTACGATAAAATTCTACTCCTCACTACCCTGCAAATTGTTGCCATTTTTATTTTTGGCATTTATCAAATTCAATCACTCTACCTCACTCAAAAAAAGGCATTTGATCAAAAAAATCTCATCCAAATAGAGATGATTCAAAAGCGCTTTGAAGAAAAACTGATTGAGCTTCAAAAAACAGCTCATATCTTAATCAATTCGCAAGAAGTCATTACGGGAATTCTCAGTAATGACACCGATATGCTTTACAATTGGAGTAAACTCTTTCTCTCTTCGTCCATTGATAAAATTCATTTTATAGATTTAGATGGTACAGTGATCAGCCGAGGGGAAGCAGAATTTCGTTTCGCAGATGATATCTCCAAACAGTTTTACACACAACAAGCTCTTTTGAACAACACTTTTTTGGGTATAGATCGTGTCGATGGAGAAGAGTGTTTGGTCTATACTGAGCGCGTCAAACAGTATGGAGAAAAACCTATAGGTATCATCAGTGTGGCTTTGGTGATTGACCATGAATTTCTCTCCTCCTTGGTTGAAGGAACAACGATGAGCCTCGCCTATCAATCAGAGCATCAAAGCATCTCAACCGCCAAAGAGAGAACGCTCATCAACGCCTCTTCATTATCGTTGATGTTGCAATCAGGAAGCATCAACGATGCAACCTTTAGCATCGGCTTAACCTCAGAGAAAGAACTTCTTGCACTCAAAGAAGCCCGTACCAATTTTTTTCTTGGCATTGCACTTGCGTTGATTGTTCTTGTGATTGCTTTACATTTTACGCTGCTAAAATACCTCAAAGAGTATGAAACATTGGCGCAAGTTTTGATTGATTTTTATGAAGATCGCCTTGATATAAAAGATGTCATTGGCAAAATAAAACTCTCCATACACAAGCAACCGACCACAGAAATCAAAAAAATTGCCGAAGCACTTTTTAATATGAGTCAAAAAGTCTCAGACACCCAAAATGCACTCGAGCTTTTAAGCAGTACCGATCAACTTACAGCCCTTGCCAACAGACGTAAATTGGAAGAGTATTTGGAACAAAAACTCAAAGAAAGTAACAGAGGAAACTTTTTCTCAATTGTGATGCTCGATATTGATCGTTTTAAAGTCATTAATGACACCTATGGCCACGAGATAGGTGACCACGTTTTAATTCATACAGCAAACCTTATGCAATCGGTGATTCGAGAGAGTGATATGTTAGGGCGTTGGGGTGGTGAAGAGTTTTTACTGATTTTACCTCAAACGAATTTAGAAGGTGCGTTGGTTATGGCAGAACAGTTGCGCTCAAAAATTTATCATTACCAATTTGAGCACTACCCACAACGTGTTACGATGTGTTTAGGAGTTGCAGAATACCGCGTTAACGATACGCCTAATAGCATTCTAAGACGTGCAGATCACGCACTCTATCGTGCTAAAAACAATGGTCGAAACAAGGTTGAATATGAAAATTAA
- a CDS encoding phosphate/phosphite/phosphonate ABC transporter substrate-binding protein — MKIKRLLSTLLLLCISLFANEKIVFGVNPYKSLTELHMIHAELIAYLEKELDKEIVFVVSKDYNHLLTLIEEGHIDIASLSPKLFATSRQKGMQTHYLATFKINDDQEHARCTYHSLIVTHKESSIQTMSDLKHRSFGFTDTQSTSGYFYPRLLMRQNGIDPQKDLGKVYMLKKHSKIIEAILEKSIDAGAFYEGTYMTLAKEKQEKIRILATSEEIPYDAMVASKRLDKALVSKIHDLLLKFHSTQSKPSSIAGFGEKPLFLYDKLNQLE, encoded by the coding sequence ATGAAAATTAAACGCCTTTTATCAACCCTTTTATTACTTTGTATTTCACTGTTTGCCAATGAAAAAATTGTTTTTGGTGTCAATCCCTATAAAAGTCTTACCGAACTGCACATGATTCATGCTGAACTCATTGCGTATCTCGAAAAAGAGCTTGATAAAGAGATTGTTTTCGTGGTATCCAAAGATTACAATCACCTCTTAACACTGATAGAAGAAGGGCATATTGATATTGCTTCGCTTTCTCCAAAGCTTTTTGCCACCTCCCGACAAAAAGGGATGCAAACACATTACTTAGCAACATTCAAAATCAATGATGACCAAGAGCATGCAAGATGTACCTATCATAGTTTGATCGTCACACACAAAGAGAGTTCCATCCAAACGATGAGCGATTTAAAGCACAGAAGCTTTGGATTTACCGATACACAATCAACATCAGGCTACTTTTACCCTCGCCTTTTGATGCGCCAAAATGGCATTGATCCCCAAAAAGATCTTGGAAAAGTGTATATGTTGAAAAAGCACTCTAAGATTATTGAAGCTATCTTGGAAAAGTCAATCGATGCAGGGGCATTTTACGAGGGCACGTATATGACACTTGCAAAAGAGAAGCAAGAGAAAATTCGCATTCTCGCTACCTCGGAAGAGATACCTTACGATGCGATGGTCGCATCCAAACGACTCGATAAAGCATTGGTATCAAAAATTCACGATCTTCTTTTGAAGTTTCATTCTACCCAATCAAAGCCTTCTAGCATTGCGGGATTTGGGGAAAAACCTCTTTTTCTTTACGATAAACTCAACCAATTGGAATGA
- a CDS encoding YwbE family protein gives MSAGQSRSNIHKGVKVQIVLKEDQRSGKLTEGVVKDILTNSSNHPHGIKVRLESGEVGRVKEIIL, from the coding sequence ATGAGTGCAGGACAGAGTCGAAGTAACATCCACAAAGGTGTTAAAGTACAAATTGTTTTAAAAGAAGATCAACGTAGTGGCAAGCTCACAGAGGGTGTGGTTAAAGATATACTCACAAACTCATCCAATCATCCACATGGCATCAAAGTACGTTTAGAGAGCGGTGAAGTTGGGCGTGTGAAAGAGATCATTCTCTAA
- the recQ gene encoding DNA helicase RecQ, translated as MDKKYQILQSVFGHHHFRANQEEAVNAILERRDIMMILPTGAGKSLCYQLPSLVMEGMSVVISPLLALMHDQITALSAFGIKASMISSMQSPSEIQETMQACRNGELKLLYVAPERLKGESFLNFLQTLSINFFVIDEAHCVSEWGHEFREDYRQLFRLKHYFPNTPIAAFTATATKIVEHDILHQLSLVNPLIIRAKVERDNLTIKAEYRNANGRDQLLGFLSAFKNESGIIYTLSRKDTESLALFLGTHKILARAYHAGLPTEEKNETFRAFLNDEIQVVVATIAFGMGIDKSNIRFVVHMSLPKTIENYYQEIGRAGRDGLPSSTLLLFSTSDIVEHKRRIGEQPASEYQKVAYEKLDAIAKFAASQVCRHQQIATYFDDTISLCTTRCDNCVDGEKESVDISHEALKLLSSVYRTGQRFGLQYVVDVLMGANSEKIEQNGHQSLSVFGIGKDKTKTQWLTIGDRLMELEALKVGEYRVVSLSEYGAQMIRERLSVSIHAKRLEERKKASKKASKVASGAFELSTFERLRTLRSEIAKENGIPPYVVFSDKTLKEMAEKLPHDKEAMLDVSGVGEVKFERYGEAFLELCAKLS; from the coding sequence GTGGATAAAAAATACCAAATTCTCCAAAGTGTCTTTGGACACCACCATTTTAGAGCCAATCAAGAAGAGGCAGTCAATGCGATTTTAGAGCGCAGAGACATTATGATGATCTTACCTACTGGGGCTGGAAAGTCACTCTGTTATCAGCTTCCATCCTTAGTGATGGAAGGCATGAGCGTGGTGATCTCGCCTCTTTTAGCCTTGATGCACGACCAAATCACCGCACTCTCTGCCTTTGGCATTAAAGCTTCCATGATCTCTTCGATGCAGTCACCTTCCGAGATACAAGAGACGATGCAAGCGTGCCGAAATGGTGAGCTTAAACTTTTATATGTCGCACCTGAGCGCTTAAAAGGTGAGTCGTTTTTAAACTTCTTACAAACCCTTTCCATCAATTTTTTTGTCATCGATGAGGCGCATTGTGTGAGTGAGTGGGGGCATGAATTTAGAGAAGATTACCGACAACTGTTTCGCCTCAAACACTACTTTCCCAATACTCCCATTGCGGCTTTTACGGCTACGGCGACGAAAATCGTTGAGCATGACATTCTTCATCAGTTAAGTCTTGTCAATCCTTTAATCATTCGTGCGAAAGTGGAACGAGACAATCTAACGATCAAAGCAGAGTATCGCAATGCCAATGGACGCGATCAGCTTCTCGGTTTTTTAAGTGCATTTAAAAATGAGAGTGGCATCATCTATACCTTGAGTCGAAAAGATACCGAAAGTTTAGCGCTGTTTTTAGGAACGCACAAAATTCTCGCACGTGCTTACCATGCCGGACTTCCCACTGAAGAGAAAAATGAGACCTTTCGCGCATTTTTAAACGATGAGATTCAAGTTGTTGTGGCAACCATAGCATTTGGTATGGGCATCGATAAGAGCAATATCCGTTTTGTAGTGCACATGTCACTGCCTAAGACCATTGAGAACTATTACCAAGAGATAGGGCGTGCAGGGCGTGATGGACTGCCGTCTTCGACCTTACTTCTCTTCTCAACGTCCGACATTGTAGAACATAAACGTCGCATCGGCGAGCAACCTGCATCTGAGTATCAAAAAGTAGCCTATGAAAAACTGGATGCTATCGCCAAGTTTGCCGCATCTCAAGTGTGTCGACACCAACAGATTGCGACTTATTTTGATGATACGATTTCTCTGTGTACAACACGTTGCGATAACTGTGTGGATGGCGAAAAAGAGAGTGTGGATATCTCGCATGAAGCACTCAAACTGCTATCGAGCGTGTACCGAACGGGGCAGCGTTTTGGACTGCAATATGTGGTCGATGTTTTAATGGGTGCAAACAGCGAAAAGATAGAGCAAAATGGGCATCAAAGTCTCTCTGTTTTTGGCATCGGCAAAGATAAAACGAAAACCCAGTGGCTAACCATTGGTGACAGACTCATGGAGCTTGAAGCACTCAAAGTAGGAGAATATCGTGTGGTGAGTTTGAGTGAATACGGCGCTCAGATGATTCGAGAGCGTTTATCTGTCAGCATTCATGCCAAGCGCTTAGAAGAGCGCAAAAAAGCTTCTAAAAAAGCGAGTAAGGTTGCTAGCGGAGCGTTTGAGCTCTCCACATTTGAGCGTTTACGCACCCTTCGTTCAGAGATCGCCAAAGAAAATGGCATCCCTCCTTACGTGGTTTTTAGTGATAAAACACTTAAAGAGATGGCGGAGAAATTGCCGCATGATAAAGAAGCAATGCTCGATGTGAGTGGTGTGGGTGAAGTGAAGTTTGAGCGGTATGGCGAAGCCTTTTTGGAGCTGTGCGCCAAGCTCTCATAG
- a CDS encoding PaaI family thioesterase, translated as MKFKVTGKQHISKNCLVCGVENPCGLKTKFYELENKEVVAYFTPHTYLQSYPGILHGGISATILDETIGRAIMAYYGKESFGVTIELNLKYKKPVPLDVELKVVGRMTSDKGRIFEGTGELILPNGEIAVTASGRYMKRNVTQIVENDFIEDEWFESDGKDKDEIEL; from the coding sequence GTGAAATTTAAAGTAACGGGGAAACAGCACATTTCCAAAAACTGTTTGGTGTGTGGTGTAGAAAATCCTTGTGGTTTGAAAACCAAATTTTACGAGCTTGAAAACAAAGAGGTTGTGGCGTATTTTACGCCCCATACCTACCTTCAAAGTTACCCTGGTATTTTACATGGTGGCATTTCCGCGACGATTCTCGATGAGACGATCGGTCGGGCGATTATGGCGTATTATGGGAAAGAGAGCTTTGGTGTGACGATAGAGCTGAATTTAAAATATAAAAAGCCCGTTCCTTTGGATGTTGAACTCAAAGTCGTGGGACGTATGACGAGCGATAAAGGGCGTATTTTTGAAGGCACAGGTGAGCTTATACTTCCTAATGGCGAAATAGCCGTCACCGCATCAGGTCGCTATATGAAGCGTAATGTTACACAAATCGTTGAAAATGATTTCATAGAAGATGAGTGGTTTGAGAGCGATGGAAAAGATAAAGACGAGATAGAACTGTAG
- a CDS encoding DEAD/DEAH box helicase, with protein sequence MLFEKLGLIAPIQEAVTELGYTKPTPVQTKVIPLVLEGKDVMATAQTGTGKTAAYALPLLQILSKKTQKSTTKKVVRALILVPTRELASQVNMNVQEYGKNLELNIGAIYGGVKFTPQVKRLEKGIDVLIATPGRLLEHIKLDNVDLSRVEMLVFDEADRILDMGFWDEVETLLSLLPKKRQTLLFSVGVSKSVKRLSEVSLKKPITVAINNQGEFAKNVQQTIYVVDKERKCEMLSFMIGTENWHQVLVFTKTKQSADEVGDYLSKSGLKTLVLHGDKAHSQRTKAVAAFKENSIRVLVATDIASRGLDIEDLPHVINYELPGDAEDYLHRAGRTGRAGKEGRAISFVCQEEKLRLKEIEKILKYTLKTEFYPGFETKEWVDKESKKHTIKAKIDRDKANRKPMSLRKKREEIKASKAKKAAKTSCGVGAKNCKVK encoded by the coding sequence ATGTTATTTGAAAAGCTAGGCTTGATTGCACCAATACAAGAAGCAGTAACTGAACTTGGGTACACAAAACCAACGCCTGTGCAGACAAAGGTCATCCCTTTGGTATTAGAGGGTAAAGATGTTATGGCAACGGCACAAACGGGCACGGGAAAGACGGCTGCGTATGCACTTCCACTCTTACAAATTTTGAGCAAAAAAACACAAAAATCAACCACGAAAAAAGTCGTTCGTGCGCTTATTTTAGTGCCGACTCGTGAGTTGGCATCGCAAGTTAATATGAACGTGCAAGAGTATGGTAAAAACCTTGAGTTAAATATTGGGGCGATTTACGGTGGTGTGAAGTTTACACCGCAAGTGAAGAGGTTAGAAAAGGGCATTGATGTTCTTATCGCCACACCTGGAAGGCTTCTTGAGCATATCAAACTGGACAATGTTGATCTCTCTCGTGTGGAGATGCTTGTCTTCGATGAAGCCGATAGAATCCTCGATATGGGATTTTGGGATGAGGTTGAGACATTGCTTTCACTTTTACCTAAAAAACGTCAAACCCTTCTTTTCTCCGTGGGTGTTTCAAAGTCGGTCAAACGCCTTTCCGAAGTGAGTCTGAAAAAGCCCATCACTGTGGCTATTAACAACCAAGGTGAATTTGCCAAGAATGTACAACAAACCATTTACGTGGTGGACAAAGAACGCAAATGCGAGATGCTTTCTTTCATGATCGGTACTGAAAACTGGCATCAAGTTTTGGTCTTTACCAAAACGAAACAGAGTGCCGATGAAGTGGGCGATTACCTCAGTAAAAGTGGCTTAAAAACATTGGTATTGCATGGTGACAAAGCACACTCACAACGCACCAAGGCGGTTGCGGCATTTAAAGAAAATTCCATTCGTGTGCTTGTAGCAACAGACATTGCTTCTCGTGGTCTTGACATCGAAGATTTACCTCATGTCATTAACTATGAACTCCCAGGCGATGCGGAAGATTACCTACACCGAGCAGGACGTACGGGTCGTGCTGGTAAAGAGGGACGGGCGATTTCGTTTGTCTGCCAAGAAGAAAAATTAAGGTTAAAAGAGATTGAGAAGATCTTAAAATACACGCTTAAAACAGAGTTCTATCCCGGTTTTGAGACTAAAGAGTGGGTTGATAAAGAGTCAAAGAAACATACGATCAAAGCGAAGATTGATCGTGATAAAGCCAATAGAAAACCAATGAGTCTTCGTAAAAAACGCGAAGAGATCAAAGCATCAAAAGCTAAAAAAGCGGCTAAAACATCGTGTGGTGTTGGTGCTAAAAATTGTAAAGTAAAATAA
- a CDS encoding ArsS family sensor histidine kinase, producing the protein MSIFTKLFLLFIVSLSLMLFVSRETSQLTQAKIEMLLKEKYLQASTDLFRDLANNDQNALTKRLQSLDFEVISSPQSVLELSKTVYEKNTSFGEIKILIDPKDRYFLLMSYLDESLLVRDRGQDESILGQGIVTYLIFADIFVLVLTFLMIMKLIFPLKQIASTLQTFGEGALHVRMKRFGSNELGKLSDTFNAMASNIEALILSRQRLLRDIGHELRTPLAKSKLALEMLGEGKYQQSLKKAISQIDELTKELLDIERLNANMEQLNLTRFDAETLISESLSRALIDDESLVELHIEESFEIKGDLNYLSIALKNLIDNALKYGIQKPIVIEVKEHTISVKSRGEALEHTLDYYCEPFAQGDDARGVEGFGLGLSIVKKIVQKHGFGFELTCKEGLNSFSIRFT; encoded by the coding sequence ATGTCCATTTTTACCAAACTTTTTCTACTCTTTATCGTCAGCCTCTCTTTGATGCTCTTTGTCTCGCGCGAAACCAGCCAACTGACCCAAGCTAAAATTGAGATGCTTTTAAAAGAGAAGTACCTTCAAGCCTCAACAGACCTCTTTCGCGACCTTGCCAATAATGACCAAAATGCTCTGACAAAGAGACTTCAATCCTTAGATTTTGAAGTGATTTCTAGTCCGCAAAGTGTGTTAGAACTTTCAAAAACAGTGTATGAAAAAAACACCTCTTTTGGGGAGATCAAAATTCTGATTGATCCAAAAGATAGGTATTTTTTGCTGATGAGTTATTTGGATGAAAGTTTACTGGTGCGAGATAGGGGACAAGATGAGAGCATTTTAGGGCAAGGCATAGTGACGTATCTGATCTTTGCCGATATTTTTGTGCTTGTCCTTACCTTTTTGATGATTATGAAGCTTATTTTTCCCCTCAAACAGATCGCTTCAACGCTTCAAACCTTTGGTGAAGGTGCTTTACATGTAAGAATGAAACGCTTTGGTTCCAACGAGCTTGGAAAGCTCTCAGACACCTTCAATGCGATGGCTTCCAACATCGAAGCGCTTATTCTCTCACGTCAACGCTTGCTTCGTGACATAGGACATGAACTAAGAACGCCTCTTGCCAAATCCAAACTTGCTTTGGAAATGCTAGGCGAGGGGAAGTATCAGCAGAGTCTTAAAAAAGCGATTTCGCAGATCGATGAACTGACCAAAGAGCTTTTAGATATTGAGAGGCTTAATGCCAATATGGAACAACTTAACCTTACGCGTTTCGATGCCGAAACACTCATCTCAGAGTCCCTTTCACGCGCACTGATTGATGATGAAAGCTTGGTGGAGCTTCACATCGAAGAGAGTTTTGAAATCAAGGGTGATCTCAATTACCTCTCCATCGCGCTTAAAAACTTAATCGATAATGCCCTAAAATACGGCATTCAAAAGCCTATCGTCATTGAAGTAAAAGAGCACACGATTAGCGTTAAAAGCAGAGGCGAAGCACTCGAACACACTTTGGATTATTACTGCGAACCGTTTGCCCAAGGTGATGATGCTAGAGGCGTGGAAGGATTTGGACTGGGGCTTAGTATTGTCAAAAAAATCGTGCAAAAACATGGGTTTGGATTTGAGCTTACATGTAAAGAGGGGTTGAATAGTTTTTCAATACGTTTTACATGA
- a CDS encoding response regulator transcription factor, translating to MSEKILLIEDDLEMQSLICEYLQNYDFEVQAYDKPKEALSHLKESPTQYKVIVLDLMLPQMDGFDVCKEIRSFSDAHIIISSARNELSDKILGYGVGADDYLAKPYEPRELVLKINSFLRRNTLSKKCVGDFEIDEAKMEVSLEGYLLDLTKIEFDILLLLLFNQGKVFSREVIFNAINGIGYNSKDRTVDMHISNLRAKIGDDPKNPKYIKSVWGIGYKLVG from the coding sequence ATGAGCGAGAAAATTTTACTCATCGAGGATGATTTGGAGATGCAATCTCTCATTTGTGAGTACCTTCAAAATTATGACTTTGAGGTTCAAGCTTACGATAAACCCAAAGAGGCGCTCTCTCATCTGAAAGAGAGTCCCACACAATATAAAGTCATCGTTCTTGATCTTATGTTACCTCAGATGGATGGCTTTGATGTTTGCAAGGAAATTCGTTCTTTTAGTGATGCGCATATTATTATCTCTTCCGCACGTAATGAACTCAGCGATAAAATTTTAGGCTATGGTGTAGGCGCGGATGACTACCTCGCGAAGCCGTATGAACCCAGAGAATTGGTGCTTAAAATCAACTCCTTTTTACGCAGAAATACTCTCTCGAAAAAGTGCGTGGGTGATTTTGAGATCGATGAAGCGAAGATGGAAGTCTCTTTGGAAGGCTATCTTTTAGATTTGACGAAAATCGAATTTGACATCTTGCTTCTTTTACTCTTCAATCAAGGTAAAGTTTTCTCTCGCGAGGTGATTTTCAACGCCATCAATGGCATCGGTTACAACTCAAAAGATCGCACGGTTGATATGCACATCAGTAACCTACGCGCCAAAATAGGCGATGATCCCAAAAATCCCAAGTACATTAAATCGGTTTGGGGTATCGGTTATAAGTTGGTAGGCTAG
- a CDS encoding Spy/CpxP family protein refolding chaperone — protein sequence MKLLLLFLLAFSLYAGDGKKEHHLSKDLSSLELTSEQKEIAKGIIKQFRIDIKAFREFKEKMEDEKESLVMREVLNEDDLQKINQAISQKASTIESRFLVQMHNLLTPEQRKKFARNLEEWEVE from the coding sequence ATGAAACTACTACTACTCTTTTTACTTGCATTTTCATTGTATGCCGGTGATGGTAAAAAAGAGCATCACCTTAGCAAAGATCTCTCTTCTTTGGAATTGACCTCTGAGCAAAAAGAGATTGCAAAAGGCATTATTAAACAGTTTCGCATAGACATTAAAGCCTTTCGTGAGTTTAAAGAGAAGATGGAAGATGAAAAAGAGAGTTTAGTGATGCGTGAGGTTTTAAATGAAGATGATTTGCAGAAAATCAACCAAGCGATCAGCCAAAAAGCCAGTACAATCGAGAGTCGTTTTTTAGTGCAAATGCACAACCTTTTAACCCCAGAGCAACGCAAAAAATTTGCACGCAACCTTGAAGAGTGGGAAGTCGAATGA